Proteins from a single region of bacterium:
- a CDS encoding ATP-binding protein, translating into MKHPSLKIKLASAGLVSVLVVLSGFSLYLYFNTRQHLLSLALDGLQGQALLISSEISQKLAADPGADIDSLAQVQSVALGKRVTIIDSLGRVLGDSDEDAAGLKAMDNHLGRPEIAQARQKGRGHTVRYSRSLKLEMIYFAVPIMRKNALWGYCRIAWPWEGLINYQRHLLAGVILGLVLSAALLWLLVSLAWHPEIEAIRDIEQTSRRLSSGDLKARAPLTKGSRETALVAQTLNQLAQSWEGTVNDLSEQRSNLAAVLEGMSEGVITLDQRQVIKMVNHAAAEMFGLDPGQAAGRLLLEAIRSPIMEQLVKEQREWIELEWEKKFYIVRIAAIVDQGSLRGWVLVSSDITRLKMLERIRKDFVANVSHELKTPLSAINGFSEALLDGALNDRGQLEDFLGRINAQSLRMSKLVNDLLELSAIESGNYTLNQVPSAVGPLLERAVDNLQPRIAEKGHLVQTDDQTGQQPVQMDLDKMASALGNLLDNAVKYAPQNSRIDLAAEIRENTLILSVSDNGPGISRENLPRLFERFYRVDRARSREMGGTGLGLAIVKHIAELHGGSAGAESVLGKGSRFWIKIPRASHS; encoded by the coding sequence ATGAAGCACCCCAGCCTTAAAATAAAACTGGCCTCGGCCGGCCTGGTCTCGGTTCTGGTGGTGTTGAGCGGATTTTCCCTTTACCTTTATTTCAACACCCGGCAGCACCTGCTGAGCCTGGCCCTGGACGGACTGCAGGGACAGGCCCTGCTGATCAGCTCCGAAATATCCCAAAAGCTGGCGGCTGACCCGGGGGCCGACATCGACTCCCTGGCCCAGGTCCAGTCTGTAGCTCTGGGCAAAAGAGTGACCATCATCGACAGCCTGGGACGGGTGCTGGGGGATTCGGATGAGGATGCCGCCGGTCTTAAGGCCATGGACAACCATCTGGGGCGGCCGGAGATCGCCCAGGCCAGACAAAAAGGCCGGGGCCATACGGTACGGTACAGCCGGAGCCTTAAATTGGAGATGATCTATTTTGCCGTCCCAATCATGCGAAAAAACGCCCTATGGGGTTATTGCCGGATAGCCTGGCCCTGGGAGGGCTTGATAAATTACCAGAGACACCTGCTGGCCGGTGTGATCCTCGGACTGGTCTTAAGCGCGGCCCTGCTCTGGCTTTTGGTCAGCCTGGCCTGGCACCCCGAGATCGAGGCCATCAGGGACATTGAGCAGACTTCCCGCCGGCTTTCCTCCGGCGACCTGAAGGCCCGGGCGCCCCTGACCAAGGGCAGCCGGGAGACGGCGCTGGTGGCCCAGACCCTTAACCAGCTGGCCCAGTCCTGGGAGGGAACGGTCAATGACCTATCCGAACAAAGGAGCAACCTGGCCGCAGTGCTGGAGGGCATGAGCGAAGGGGTGATCACCCTGGACCAGCGCCAGGTGATAAAGATGGTCAACCACGCCGCCGCCGAAATGTTCGGGCTGGACCCCGGCCAGGCAGCGGGCCGGCTGCTTTTGGAGGCCATCCGCAGCCCCATCATGGAACAGCTGGTAAAGGAACAGCGGGAATGGATCGAGCTGGAGTGGGAAAAGAAATTTTACATCGTCCGGATCGCCGCCATCGTGGATCAGGGAAGCCTCCGGGGCTGGGTGCTGGTGTCTTCGGACATCACCCGGCTGAAGATGCTGGAGCGGATCCGAAAGGATTTCGTGGCCAACGTTTCCCACGAACTCAAGACCCCGCTCTCGGCCATCAATGGTTTTTCCGAGGCCCTGCTGGACGGCGCCCTGAATGACCGGGGACAGCTGGAGGATTTTCTGGGCCGGATCAATGCCCAGTCCCTGCGGATGAGCAAACTGGTGAACGACCTGCTGGAGCTCTCGGCCATTGAGTCGGGGAATTACACCCTCAACCAGGTCCCCTCTGCTGTCGGCCCCCTGCTGGAACGGGCCGTTGACAATCTACAGCCCCGGATCGCCGAAAAGGGACATCTGGTTCAAACCGATGACCAGACCGGCCAGCAGCCGGTCCAGATGGATCTTGATAAAATGGCATCGGCCCTGGGCAACCTGCTGGATAATGCCGTCAAGTATGCTCCCCAGAACAGCCGGATAGATCTGGCGGCCGAGATCCGGGAAAATACCCTGATCCTGTCGGTGTCAGATAACGGCCCCGGCATCAGCCGGGAAAACCTGCCCCGACTGTTCGAGCGGTTCTACCGGGTGGACCGGGCCCGCTCCCGGGAAATGGGCGGCACCGGCCTGGGTCTGGCCATCGTCAAGCACATCGCCGAGCTTCACGGGGGAAGCGCCGGAGCCGAAAGCGTTCTGGGAAAAGGCAGCCGCTTCTGGATCAAGATCCCCCGGGCCAGCCACAGTTGA